The following are encoded in a window of Halosolutus halophilus genomic DNA:
- a CDS encoding RNA-guided endonuclease InsQ/TnpB family protein, whose protein sequence is MAIEVTRTYVGSIQNHRQVCGGLDSLGDSASKIWNVARWTADRIWDATGEIPDEGALKAYMKNQSCWKDLNAQSSQKVIEELSDAFQSWFDLRQKDPEANPPGYRKHGDTRPRSTVTFKADGFRHDPENNRVRLSKGSNLKENWSDFILCEYQTRPDVDLSEVNKVQNVRAVWNGDEWELHFVCKVELETNDSAGDEVAGIDLGIANIATVAFPDDYVLYPGNSLKEDKHYFTRAEYDTEGENGPSEKSMWARRKLAERETHFYHVLTDAIIAECVERGVGTLAVSWPEDVRESDWGKIGNKKLHSWAFDRIYQYLDYKGEIRGVEVLKENEWDTSKTCSRCGDDTKSNRVERGLYVCSSCELVGNADCNGAENMRQKITPSPHSEDRSNGCVAQPSVHLFDRESGTFRTREQAVS, encoded by the coding sequence ATGGCGATTGAGGTTACGCGCACCTACGTTGGTTCCATCCAGAACCACCGACAGGTGTGTGGTGGCCTCGACTCGCTCGGAGATTCCGCCTCCAAAATTTGGAACGTCGCACGCTGGACAGCCGATCGCATCTGGGACGCAACCGGCGAAATCCCAGACGAAGGGGCGCTGAAAGCATATATGAAGAACCAGTCGTGCTGGAAAGACCTGAACGCGCAATCCAGTCAGAAAGTCATTGAAGAACTTTCTGACGCTTTCCAGTCGTGGTTCGACCTACGACAGAAAGACCCAGAGGCGAATCCGCCCGGCTACCGCAAACACGGCGACACCCGACCGCGTTCTACGGTGACGTTCAAAGCAGACGGCTTCAGACACGACCCCGAGAACAACCGCGTCCGACTCTCGAAAGGCTCGAACCTCAAAGAGAACTGGTCGGACTTCATCCTCTGCGAGTACCAGACCCGACCAGACGTTGATCTCTCGGAAGTCAACAAGGTGCAGAACGTTCGTGCCGTCTGGAACGGCGACGAGTGGGAATTGCACTTCGTCTGCAAGGTCGAACTCGAAACCAACGACTCGGCAGGCGACGAAGTTGCAGGTATCGACCTTGGCATCGCGAACATCGCCACAGTCGCCTTCCCCGACGACTACGTCCTGTACCCCGGCAACTCGCTCAAAGAAGACAAGCACTACTTCACGCGAGCAGAGTATGACACTGAGGGTGAGAACGGCCCCTCGGAGAAGTCGATGTGGGCACGTCGGAAACTTGCGGAACGTGAGACACACTTTTACCACGTTCTCACGGACGCCATCATCGCCGAGTGTGTCGAACGTGGTGTTGGCACGCTTGCGGTGAGTTGGCCTGAAGACGTGCGAGAGTCGGACTGGGGCAAGATCGGCAACAAGAAGTTGCACTCGTGGGCGTTCGACCGTATCTACCAGTACCTCGACTACAAAGGCGAGATACGCGGCGTTGAGGTGCTGAAGGAGAATGAGTGGGACACCTCGAAGACGTGTTCACGATGTGGCGACGATACGAAGTCGAACCGTGTTGAACGTGGCCTGTACGTTTGCTCGTCGTGTGAGTTGGTTGGAAACGCGGATTGTAACGGGGCGGAGAATATGCGTCAGAAGATAACTCCGAGTCCTCACAGTGAGGATAGGAGTAACGGCTGTGTGGCACAGCCATCGGTACACCTGTTCGACCGCGAGAGCGGGACGTTTCGGACGAGAGAGCAGGCCGTCTCGTAG
- the cruF gene encoding bisanhydrobacterioruberin hydratase, whose product MDSFSTGSHDWTRATVQRRLETIVRENRFTIAVVFPIVGAVTLVASAEGLLPDPLSYNPFLILFGTLVMRSPLVVGLLPRIDRRALGVLGALTAFTYAIEIVGVRTDWPYGAFEYGIRLGPMLFGEIPLALPLFFVPLVLNAYLLTLLVLREWAENPVVRLATAIAAIVGIDLVLDPAAVAIGFWAFLPPGGYYGVPVSNYVGWLISGSVAVVLVDLAFDRAALRERVRACEFVLDDLVSFVLLWGSINVLYGNWLAAGVAGLFCLGLLRTDRYDRDLLRTALPGVG is encoded by the coding sequence ATGGATAGTTTCTCGACGGGGTCCCACGACTGGACGCGAGCGACGGTCCAGCGGCGCCTCGAGACGATCGTCCGCGAGAACCGGTTCACGATCGCGGTGGTGTTTCCGATCGTCGGCGCGGTGACGCTCGTGGCGAGCGCCGAGGGACTGCTCCCCGACCCGCTTTCGTACAACCCGTTCCTGATCCTGTTCGGGACGCTGGTCATGCGATCGCCGCTCGTCGTGGGGCTCCTCCCGCGGATCGACCGGCGGGCGCTCGGCGTCCTCGGGGCCCTGACGGCGTTCACGTACGCGATCGAGATCGTCGGGGTACGAACCGACTGGCCCTACGGGGCGTTCGAGTACGGGATCCGGCTCGGGCCGATGCTGTTCGGGGAGATCCCTCTCGCCTTGCCCCTGTTTTTCGTCCCGCTGGTGCTGAACGCGTACCTGCTCACCTTGCTGGTCCTCCGCGAGTGGGCCGAAAACCCCGTGGTTCGGCTCGCGACCGCGATCGCCGCCATCGTCGGGATCGACCTCGTGCTGGACCCCGCAGCCGTCGCGATCGGCTTCTGGGCCTTCCTCCCGCCGGGAGGGTACTACGGGGTCCCCGTCTCGAACTACGTCGGCTGGCTCATCTCGGGCTCCGTCGCCGTCGTGCTGGTCGATCTCGCCTTCGATCGGGCAGCCCTCCGAGAGCGCGTTCGAGCCTGCGAGTTCGTCCTCGACGACCTGGTGAGTTTCGTCCTGCTGTGGGGGTCGATCAACGTCCTCTACGGGAACTGGCTCGCGGCCGGCGTCGCCGGCCTGTTCTGTCTCGGCCTGCTGCGTACCGATCGGTACGATCGAGACCTGCTCCGGACGGCGCTCCCGGGAGTCGGGTGA